One window from the genome of Babylonia areolata isolate BAREFJ2019XMU chromosome 13, ASM4173473v1, whole genome shotgun sequence encodes:
- the LOC143289286 gene encoding uncharacterized protein LOC143289286, with product MTTEEDVTHPTVETPDTDCSPPSPVIHITKSTSFSPPHGKDNAPCTPNTDNSGPDEPNIHLADNRCSTTTTDDSNTSTTGDSNTSMTGDSQPVTSDEPDTNYTHDSSNASNTPTDGSCCHGDCVPMSHFNTVTKALQSEISALQASLQQLRQTFNIEIDALCAKSGSSQKDSLKRPVSKPSESDSVDTDVELPSDFCAEHQSPVVSQSEGTDSDRVAVSEKGSESEDEGLHSEPATERKIFFSYVLEELQRCSSFVEVQLLAEQKEMIERFCLPVPSISNPVGSITDRQTWLLLEPEVRHRCFPLRVEGDGNCLFRSLSLLLFGDEKHHVEMRCRIVMEMAGNPKLFLDGRSWCGPHDRVSPEEIILVAKATSVSSSPSLETAFQEEVMAVKQPGTFAGLWELFAACQVTKCALQSVHPSVGYPLYRLHCNRIMRPHSAHPDHKLFIMWSSTHDDGTSGDNWLPNHFVPLLLRSPNETFPKRHVFYQIQWHGSAHVGEVLETDELLQLCCVRYLESSKKDGQKVYFWIHDPEVSWEPFTKHNNTFILTAALFQFLYFNCFCFNQQFWFQHVR from the coding sequence atGACAACTGAGGAGGACGTAACACATCCGACAGTGGAAACACCAGACACGGATtgttccccaccctctccagttATCCACATCACCAAATCTACTTCATTCAGCCCCCCTCATGGAAAAGACAATGCTCCCTGCACCCCCAACACTGACAACAGTGGACCAGACGAGCCCAACATTCATCTAGCAGACAACCGATGTTCCACCACAACTACAGATGATTCCAACACTTCCACAACAGGTGACTCTAACACGTCCATGACAGGAGACTCTCAGCCTGTTACAAGTGACGAACCCGACACCAACTATACACATGACTCCAGCAATGcttcaaacacacccacagacggcagctgttgtcatggtgactgtgttcCCATGTCACACTTCAACACAGTTACAAAAGCTCTTCAATCAGAAATCTCGGCTCTCCAAGCTTCACTTCAACAATTGAGACAAACATTCAATATTGAGATAGATGCACTATGTGCCAAAAGTGGTTCCTCACAAAAGGACAGTTTGAAAAGACCGGTCAGCAAACCCTCAGAGTCAGATTCTGTTGACACTGATGTGGAATTGCCATCAGATTTCTGTGCTGAGCATCAAAGCCCTGTGGTCTCACAGTCAGAAgggactgacagtgacagagtagCTGTGTCAGAAAAGGGTTCGGAATCAGAAGATGAAGGGCTTCACAGTGAGCCCGCAACAGAAAGGAAGATCTTTTTCAGTTATGTTTTGGAAGAACTCCAAAGGTGCAGTTCCTTTGTAGAAGTTCAGCTTCTTGCAGAGCAAAAGGAGATGATTGAAAGGTTTTGTCTTCCGGTTCCAAGCATCTCCAATCCTGTTGGGTCCATaactgacagacaaacatggTTGCTGTTGGAACCTGAGGTAAGGCACAGATGCTTTCCACTTCGTGTTGAAGGAGATGGCAATTGTCTTTTTCGGTCACTGAGTCTTCTGCTGTTCGGTGATGAAAAGCATCATGTGGAGATGCGCTGCAGGATTGTTATGGAGATGGCAGGCAATCCAAAATTGTTCCTTGATGGCAGATCATGGTGTGGTCCTCATGATAGGGTGTCTCCTGAGGAAATTATACTTGTTGCAAAAGCAACGTCTGTGTCTTCAAGCCCTTCCCTCGAGACTGCATTTCAAGAAGAGGTGATGGCTGTTAAACAGCCAGGCACATTTGCAGGTCTGTGGGAGTTATTTGCAGCATGTCAGGTGACAAAATGTGCATTGCAATCAGTTCACCCATCTGTTGGGTATCCGCTCTACAGGCTGCATTGCAATCGCATTATGAGaccacacagtgcacaccctgaCCACAAGTTGTTCATCATGTGGTCATCCACTCATGATGATGGGACCAGTGGTGACAACTGGCTACCCAATCATTTTGTGCCTTTACTGTTGAGATCACCAAATGAGACCTTCCCCAAAAGGCATGTTTTCTATCAAATCCAATGGCATGGCAGCGCACACGTTGGGGAAGTGCTTGAAACAGATGAGCTGCTACAGCTTTGCTGTGTGAGGTACCTGGAGTCCTCAAAAAAAGATGGTCAGAAAGTATATTTCTGGATTCATGATCCAGAAGTATCTTGGGAACCATTCACTAAACACAATAACACTTTCATACTGACTGCAGCATTATTCCAGTTTCTAtattttaattgtttttgtttcaacCAACAGTTTTGGTTTCAGCATGTAAGATAG
- the LOC143289285 gene encoding uncharacterized protein LOC143289285 has protein sequence MQGSGAGTGTSGAECKPQQQQSLFHALLLTSPNKSTFHTAPTSLGLSIFLTPRKVGIFGVCCEGLPQQINYLIDEGASSSKGSNAVVSYLHHFFNNYGVGEQHCDLHCDNCSGQNKNRFVLWYCAWRVLMGKHSSIGLHFMPPGHTKFAPDWCFGLLKRAFRRAEVHCLQDLCDVVQDSTPVKHNRAQVVKGEAQDARTQVDVFDWQQFSGHHFRKLPGIKKIGHFRFSSDRPGCMMYRETLADQETVFPLVDEDKVATVLRELPNEPAIIPPPGLSLERQNYLYKNIRSFVREDAKDFLTPEPRY, from the coding sequence ATGCAAGGCAGTGGTGCAGGAACAGGGACTTCAGGAGCTGAGTGCAAGCCCCAGCAACAGCAGAGCCTGTTCCATGCACTACTCTTGACTTCGCCCAACAAGTCCACCTTCCACACAGCCCCTACCAGCCTGGGCCTCTCTATTTTTTTAACCCCAAGGAAAGTGGGCATCTTTGGGGTTTGCTGTGAGGGACTTCCTCAGCAGATAAACTATCTGATCGATGAAGGAGCATCCTCCAGCAAAGGATCCAATGCTGTTGTATCATACCTCCACCACTTCTTCAACAACTATGGAGTGGGAGAGCAGCACTGTGATCTGCATTGTGACAATTGTTCGGGACAGAACAAAAACAGATTTGTTTTGTGGTACTGTGCTTGGCGGGTGTTGATGGGCAAACATTCTTCAATCGGTCTGCACTTCATGCCTCCAGGACACACAAAATTCGCTCCGGACTGGTGCTTCGGTCTCTTGAAGCGAGCATTTAGGAGAGCTGAAGTACATTGTCTTCAGGAcctgtgtgatgtggtgcaggACAGTACACCTGTGAAACACAACAGGGCACAGGTTGTGAAGGGGGAGGCACAGGATGCCAGAACACAGGTGGACGTGTTTGACTGGCAGCAATTTTCTGGCCATCATTTCCGTAAATTGCCTGGAATTAAGAAGATTGGTCATTTTCGCTTCTCATCAGACAGGCCCGGATGCATGATGTACAGGGAAACTCTGGCAGACCAGGAAACAGTGTTTCCTTTAGTTGATGAAGATAAGGTGGCTACTGTTCTGAGGGAGCTTCCCAATGAGCCAGCCATCATACCACCTCCAGGCCTGTCTCTTGAGAGGCAAAATTACCTGTACAAAAACATCAGAAGTTTTGTGCGGGAAGATGCAAAGGACTTTTTGACGCCAGAGCCAAGATATTGA